Within Micromonospora parathelypteridis, the genomic segment CCGCCGCAGTCGCGGGTCGGCGTCGAACGACGGGAACGGCGCGTAGTCCTCGACGTCCATCACGTTGGAGAAACGCAGACCCACCATGACCAGCTCCGGGTCCCACCGGCAGAAGTGCCGCGCCATCTCCTCCTCAAGGGCCTTGTTCAGGGAGTACGTCGACTCCGGCCGCGGCGCGTACTCCTCGTCCACCGGCGCGTACGGCGGCGGGGTGTCGAACGGCAGCCCGAGCACCGTCTCACTCGACGCCCACACGACCCGCTTGATCCCGGCCGCCCTGGCGGCGGCGAACACGTTGTACGTGGCGGCGGAGTTGTTCGCGAACGTCGTCGCGTTCGACATCAGCCCGGGGGCCGGGACGGCCGCCAGATGCACGATCGCGTCGACCCCGCCGGCGTGCTCGTCGGCGCCCCCGGTAAACGCCTCCACCACCTGCCCGTAGTCGGT encodes:
- a CDS encoding NAD-dependent epimerase/dehydratase family protein, yielding MSTSALPRRVVVTGATGKLGRAVVAHLRAVGVDVLAVDRAGGRDPRDVAGEFLLVDLTDYGQVVEAFTGGADEHAGGVDAIVHLAAVPAPGLMSNATTFANNSAATYNVFAAARAAGIKRVVWASSETVLGLPFDTPPPYAPVDEEYAPRPESTYSLNKALEEEMARHFCRWDPELVMVGLRFSNVMDVEDYAPFPSFDADPRLRRWNLWGYIDARDGAQAVERALAHDQPGADVFVIANADTVMTRSSASLMAEIYPGVEIRKELGEHETLLSIDKARRVLGYEPRHSWRDHVGQV